The Scyliorhinus canicula chromosome 17, sScyCan1.1, whole genome shotgun sequence DNA window cagcgaattcacaccggggaaagaccattcacctgctctcagtgtgggaagggattcaatcgttcatccaccctgcagacacatcagcgagttcacactggggagaagccatttactTGCTCTAAGTGTGGAACGGGATTCAgacattcatccaccctgcagaaacatcagcgaattcacaccggggaaagaccattcacctgctctcagtgtgggaagggattcactcaattatccagcctgcgaacacaccagcgagttcacactgggcagaggccattcatctgctctcaatgtgggaagggattcactcagttatcccatctGCAGGCACAtctgcgagttcacactggggagaggccgtttacttgctctcagtgtgggaagggattcactcactcATCACACCTTCGGGTAcaccggcgagttcacactggggagagaccgttcacctgctctcagtgtgggaagcggttcagtgattcatcccatctgttgagacaccagcgaattcacactggggagagaccattctcctgtcctcagtgtgggaagggattcagtgattcatccaccctccagacacatcagcgagttcacactggcgagCGGCCATTTCTATGTtcagtgtgtgggaaaggattcactctgtcatccatcctgctgacacaccagagagttcacactggggacaggccattcatctgctctgaatgtgggaagggattcatgcaTGAACGGAACCTGCGGAAACACCATCAAGTTCACATcttggagagaccattcacctgctctgagtaggGGGAGGGATTCACTGATCCATCCCACCTGCAAAGACACTGGCAACTTCACACTGggtagaggccattcacctgctctccatATGGGAAGGGTTTCCCTGATTCATCgcgcctgctgagacaccaacgtgttcacaagttggattctgctgttattgtttctgctctcaat harbors:
- the LOC119952174 gene encoding zinc finger protein 239-like yields the protein MERYKETQNMEKPWKCGDCGKGYRAPSELEAHHRVHTGERPFSCTQCGKGFSDSSHLLRHQRVHTGEKLFTCSKCGKGFNHSSTLQTHQRVHTGEKPFTCSKCGKGFRHSSTLQKHQRIHTGERPFTCSQCGKGFNRSSTLQTHQRVHTGEKPFTCSKCGTGFRHSSTLQKHQRIHTGERPFTCSQCGKGFTQLSSLRTHQRVHTGQRPFICSQCGKGFTQLSHLQAHLRVHTGERPFTCSQCGKGFTHSSHLRVHRRVHTGERPFTCSQCGKRFSDSSHLLRHQRIHTGERPFSCPQCGKGFSDSSTLQTHQRVHTGERPFLCSVCGKGFTLSSILLTHQRVHTGDRPFICSECGKGFMHERNLRKHHQVHILERPFTCSE